A genome region from Vulpes lagopus strain Blue_001 chromosome 7, ASM1834538v1, whole genome shotgun sequence includes the following:
- the MKRN2OS gene encoding MKRN2 opposite strand protein produces MQRIEAGKPLIKFNHCKKYIYSFSVPQCCPLCQQVMGSRKLEEAPVSICNPFTNGHQEKCSFLLRPTQGTFLREYDGRSDLHVGITNTNGIVYNYTMHGVQRDEAGWEQSVSIPLLQPGMFGLMDQWDKYLEDFSSTEAWLPQRYQEDHHNCYSYTLTFINCILTTEGKQQLDKGEFTEKYVVPRTRKASKYITLYRAIEKRGFYVTDHPDEETNSPEGSGLC; encoded by the exons ATGCAGCGTATAGAGGCTGGAAAGCCATTAATTAAATTCAACCACTGTAAGAAATACATCTACAGCTTCAGTGTGCCCCAGTGCTGCCCTCTTTGCCAGCAGGTCATGGGCTCGAGGAAGCTGGAGGAAGCACCTGTTAGCATCTGCAATCCGTTTACCAACGGGCATCAAGAAAAATGTTCATTCCTCCTTAGACCAACTCAAGGGACGTTTCTTAG GGAGTATGATGGAAGGTCTGATCTTCACGTTGGAATAACCAACACAAATG GAATTGTGTATAATTACACCATGCACGGTGTCCAGCGAGATGAAGCAGGATGGGAGCAGAGTGTGAGCATCCCATTACTGCAGCCTGGCATGTTTGGACTGATGGATCAGTGGGACAAGTACCTGGAAGACTTCTCCAGCACCGAGGCCTGGCTGCCCCAGAG GTATCAAGAAGACCATCACAACTGCTACAGTTACACCCTCACATTCATTAACTGCATTCTGACCACAGAAGGCAAGCAGCAACTGGACAAAGGTGAGTTCACGGAGAAGTATGTAGTTCCAAGGACCAGGAAGGCCTCCAAGTACATCACACTCTACCGGGCGATAGAGAAGCGTGGCTTCTACGTGACTGACCACCCTGATGAAGAGACCAACTCTCCTGAGGGGAGTGGTTTGTGTTGA